The following are encoded in a window of Ruminiclostridium herbifermentans genomic DNA:
- the nifH gene encoding nitrogenase iron protein: MRQVAIYGKGGIGKSTTTQNLTAGLGEMGKKIMIVGCDPKADSTRLILGGLAQQTVLDTLREEGEDIDLELVMKEGFANIKCVESGGPEPGVGCAGRGIITSIGLLERLGAYEDDLDYVFYDVLGDVVCGGFAMPIREGKAQEIYIVASGEMMALYAANNISKGILKYSSTGGCRLGGIICNSRKVDGEAALVEAFAKELGSQMIHFVPRDNMVQRAEIHKKTVIDFDPNCNQADEYRALAKKIDENKMFVVPKPLTQDRLEALLMEHGIMDI, encoded by the coding sequence ATGAGACAGGTAGCTATTTATGGTAAAGGTGGTATTGGGAAATCTACAACAACACAAAACTTAACAGCTGGTTTAGGCGAAATGGGCAAAAAAATTATGATTGTAGGCTGTGACCCTAAAGCAGACTCCACAAGACTTATACTTGGGGGACTTGCACAACAGACTGTTTTGGATACCCTCAGAGAAGAAGGTGAAGATATAGACTTGGAATTGGTTATGAAAGAGGGTTTTGCAAATATCAAATGCGTAGAGTCAGGAGGTCCTGAACCAGGTGTTGGCTGTGCAGGTCGTGGTATTATTACTTCCATTGGACTTTTGGAAAGACTTGGTGCATATGAGGATGATTTAGATTATGTTTTCTATGATGTATTGGGTGACGTTGTTTGTGGAGGTTTTGCAATGCCAATACGAGAAGGAAAGGCACAGGAAATTTATATTGTTGCAAGTGGAGAAATGATGGCTCTATATGCAGCTAACAATATTTCAAAGGGTATCTTGAAATATTCAAGTACTGGTGGTTGTAGACTGGGAGGTATTATTTGCAACAGCCGTAAGGTTGACGGTGAGGCAGCACTTGTTGAAGCATTTGCAAAGGAACTTGGTTCACAAATGATTCATTTTGTTCCTAGAGACAATATGGTTCAAAGGGCAGAAATACATAAGAAAACAGTTATTGATTTTGATCCAAATTGTAACCAGGCAGATGAATACAGGGCTCTTGCGAAAAAGATTGATGAGAACAAGATGTTTGTAGTTCCAAAGCCACTTACTCAGGATAGACTGGAAGCGCTGCTGATGGAACACGGAATTATGGATATATAA
- a CDS encoding P-II family nitrogen regulator translates to MLLIRAIIRPERTNIVLSELLSAGFPAVTKMDVYGRGKQKGIVIGDVQYNEIPKEMLLLVVNDEDKDDVVKVIMRNARTGEKGNFGDGRIFISKVEDAYTISTAKQGL, encoded by the coding sequence ATGTTACTAATAAGAGCAATTATTAGGCCAGAGAGAACCAATATTGTACTATCTGAACTATTATCAGCTGGTTTTCCTGCGGTAACGAAAATGGATGTTTATGGTAGAGGTAAGCAAAAGGGTATAGTCATAGGAGACGTTCAGTATAATGAAATACCCAAAGAAATGCTGTTGCTTGTTGTAAATGATGAAGACAAGGATGACGTGGTTAAAGTAATAATGAGAAATGCAAGGACAGGTGAAAAGGGTAATTTTGGAGATGGTAGAATCTTTATCAGCAAAGTAGAGGATGCTTATACCATCAGTACAGCTAAACAAGGACTGTAG
- a CDS encoding P-II family nitrogen regulator: MKEIMAIIRTDKVNKTKEALGNAGFPAFCCRPCLGRGKKSLDATVLNYILETGELPVSKVGEAFTETARLIPKRILTLVIEDEQVDMAIKTIFKANQTGNPGDGKIFVLPIEETYKVRTGENIL; this comes from the coding sequence ATGAAAGAGATTATGGCCATTATTCGTACAGATAAGGTTAATAAAACTAAAGAGGCTCTTGGAAATGCAGGCTTTCCAGCATTTTGCTGCAGACCTTGTCTGGGAAGAGGGAAGAAAAGTCTTGATGCGACAGTTTTAAACTATATTTTAGAGACAGGAGAACTACCTGTATCTAAAGTTGGTGAAGCATTTACAGAAACTGCAAGACTTATTCCAAAAAGAATTTTGACTTTAGTAATTGAGGATGAACAAGTAGATATGGCTATTAAAACCATATTTAAAGCAAACCAAACAGGTAATCCAGGTGACGGAAAAATATTTGTTCTTCCAATAGAAGAAACCTACAAGGTTAGAACCGGTGAGAACATACTATAA
- the nifD gene encoding nitrogenase molybdenum-iron protein alpha chain produces MNVRNIVLDKYGAKVYKNRKEHIIEINEETKQQPIAANTRSIPGIMTNRGCCYAGCKGVVLGPLKDVLVLTHGPIGCGFYSWGTRRNKAKPQDGRNFIEYCFSTDLQESDIVFGGEKKLRQAIKEAIEIFNPKCIMICSTCPVGLIGDDIHAVAAETEREYGISCMAFSCEGYKGVSQSGGHHIANNTLMKKVIGTGDAEPTKKFTINILGEYNIGGDGWEVERILKRIGYEIITIFTGNGSYETMKNAHMANLNIVQCHRSINYIAEMMKTKYGVDWIKVNFIGLDAIKQSLRDMATYFGDKELMERTEAVIADELANIAEEKEYYYSKLKGKTAAIYVGGSRSHHYQNLLADFGVKTVLAGYEFAHRDDYEGREVIPTIKEDADSKNIEHLEVTKDEQKYHAYLTEEQYEELKTKIPLEQYGGMIKTMDDNSIVVDDLNHFETEEFVKLLKPDMFFSGIKDKYVLQKAGVYSKQLHSYDYSGPYAGFNGAINFARDVTMGLYTPAWGLVTPPWKNKSTLKAKLVGGEE; encoded by the coding sequence ATGAATGTAAGAAATATTGTATTGGATAAATATGGGGCAAAGGTTTATAAAAATCGAAAAGAGCATATTATAGAGATTAATGAAGAAACTAAGCAGCAGCCAATTGCTGCAAACACCAGAAGTATTCCCGGAATTATGACTAATAGAGGATGCTGCTATGCAGGATGTAAGGGTGTTGTACTCGGCCCCCTGAAGGACGTTTTAGTACTAACGCATGGACCTATTGGCTGTGGCTTTTACTCTTGGGGAACCAGAAGAAATAAGGCAAAACCTCAGGATGGCAGAAACTTTATTGAGTACTGTTTTTCAACAGATTTACAGGAGTCAGATATTGTATTTGGCGGAGAGAAAAAGCTAAGGCAAGCAATAAAAGAGGCAATAGAGATATTTAATCCAAAATGTATAATGATTTGCTCTACTTGTCCTGTTGGTCTAATAGGTGATGATATTCATGCAGTGGCTGCTGAGACGGAAAGGGAATATGGTATATCCTGTATGGCGTTCAGTTGTGAAGGATATAAGGGAGTAAGCCAGAGTGGTGGCCATCATATTGCTAACAATACTTTAATGAAAAAAGTTATTGGTACAGGAGATGCAGAACCTACCAAAAAGTTTACTATTAATATTCTTGGAGAATATAACATCGGCGGAGATGGATGGGAAGTTGAAAGAATTCTAAAGAGAATTGGATATGAAATAATAACTATTTTTACCGGTAACGGAAGCTATGAAACAATGAAAAATGCCCATATGGCAAATTTGAATATAGTACAATGTCATCGTTCAATTAACTACATAGCTGAGATGATGAAAACGAAATATGGAGTTGACTGGATAAAAGTAAACTTTATAGGTCTAGATGCAATTAAACAATCTCTAAGGGATATGGCAACATATTTCGGTGATAAGGAGCTTATGGAAAGAACAGAAGCGGTTATAGCTGATGAACTTGCAAATATAGCAGAGGAAAAAGAATATTATTACTCTAAATTAAAAGGCAAAACAGCTGCAATTTATGTTGGTGGTTCCCGTTCACATCATTATCAAAATTTGTTGGCAGATTTTGGGGTTAAAACAGTACTTGCAGGGTATGAGTTTGCTCATAGAGATGATTATGAGGGCAGAGAGGTTATTCCAACAATAAAGGAAGATGCTGATAGTAAGAATATTGAACATCTTGAGGTTACTAAGGATGAGCAGAAGTACCATGCATATCTGACAGAGGAGCAATACGAGGAATTAAAGACAAAGATACCTTTAGAGCAATATGGCGGAATGATTAAAACAATGGATGATAACAGTATAGTTGTAGACGACTTGAACCACTTTGAAACTGAAGAGTTTGTCAAACTGCTTAAACCAGATATGTTTTTCTCAGGTATCAAGGACAAATATGTTCTTCAAAAAGCAGGGGTATATTCAAAACAGTTGCACTCCTATGATTATAGTGGGCCATATGCAGGATTCAACGGAGCAATTAATTTTGCCAGAGATGTAACGATGGGACTTTATACTCCAGCATGGGGATTGGTAACACCACCCTGGAAAAATAAATCAACACTTAAGGCTAAATTAGTAGGAGGTGAGGAATAA
- a CDS encoding nitrogenase component 1 encodes MLNLTKKEISERSALRVNPCKTCQPVGAIYAALGVHKCMPHSHGSQGCVSYHRTFLTRHFKEPAIASTSSFTEGASVFGGGSNLRTGVKNVFDIYNPDIIAVHTTCLSETIGDDLNAYIQEMDVPEGKLVIHANTPSYVGSHIFGFYNMMAGFINYLSKSTGKSNGKTAIFPGFVNPGDIKELKKIANYMKVPFTMFPDQSGVMDVPMTGDYSMYPKGGTRIPEIVGLGDCKMVLALGELTSEEPASLLERKCKVPYTLLPLPIGIEATDRFVMELAQLSNEEVPYELEEERGQLVDIMLDAHAYFYNKTVAIFGDPDTVLGLTRMVLEMGMIPKYVLTGTPGDNFVRLAEKIFEQYGVEGCTAKAAGDLFELHQWIKNEKVDLMIGTSYGKSIARVEDIPFVRVGFPILDRYAHSYFPIVGYKGALRLVEKISEALMERQDRTCSDEDFEMVM; translated from the coding sequence ATGCTGAATTTAACTAAAAAAGAGATTTCAGAACGTAGTGCACTTAGAGTAAACCCATGTAAAACTTGTCAGCCTGTTGGTGCAATATATGCAGCACTTGGAGTACACAAATGTATGCCTCATAGTCATGGTTCACAAGGCTGCGTTTCATATCATAGAACCTTTTTGACAAGACATTTCAAGGAGCCAGCAATTGCTTCTACAAGTTCATTTACAGAGGGAGCATCAGTATTTGGTGGAGGCAGTAACCTTAGAACAGGTGTAAAGAATGTTTTTGATATATATAATCCAGACATTATTGCTGTACACACCACATGCCTTAGTGAAACCATTGGAGACGACTTAAATGCATATATTCAAGAAATGGATGTTCCTGAGGGTAAGCTGGTAATACATGCAAATACACCTAGTTACGTAGGTTCTCATATATTTGGTTTTTACAATATGATGGCAGGCTTTATTAATTATCTTTCTAAATCTACAGGTAAGTCTAATGGTAAAACTGCAATCTTTCCTGGATTTGTTAACCCAGGAGATATTAAAGAATTGAAGAAAATTGCAAATTATATGAAGGTTCCATTTACAATGTTCCCTGATCAGAGCGGAGTAATGGATGTCCCAATGACAGGTGATTATTCAATGTATCCAAAGGGTGGTACTCGTATTCCTGAAATTGTTGGATTAGGAGATTGCAAAATGGTTTTAGCGTTGGGTGAACTTACAAGTGAAGAACCTGCCAGCCTTTTAGAAAGAAAATGTAAGGTGCCTTATACACTGCTTCCACTTCCTATTGGAATAGAAGCTACAGATAGGTTTGTTATGGAATTAGCTCAATTATCAAATGAAGAGGTTCCTTATGAACTAGAAGAAGAACGTGGACAGTTGGTAGATATAATGCTTGATGCTCATGCTTACTTTTACAATAAAACAGTAGCAATATTCGGAGATCCTGATACTGTACTTGGATTAACTCGAATGGTGCTTGAAATGGGTATGATTCCTAAGTACGTTTTAACAGGAACACCAGGAGATAATTTTGTAAGGCTAGCAGAAAAAATATTCGAACAGTACGGAGTTGAAGGCTGTACTGCAAAAGCAGCAGGAGACCTGTTTGAATTGCATCAATGGATTAAGAATGAAAAGGTTGATTTAATGATAGGAACATCTTATGGAAAATCAATTGCAAGAGTTGAAGATATTCCTTTTGTTCGAGTAGGTTTCCCTATATTGGATAGATATGCACATTCGTATTTTCCAATAGTAGGCTACAAAGGGGCATTGAGATTAGTAGAGAAGATTTCAGAGGCATTAATGGAAAGACAAGATAGGACTTGTTCAGATGA